The stretch of DNA CTCGATCGCTCTCTTGAGTTCCTCAGTCGCGTCGGTGAAATGCTCATGTCCGATAAGAAGCTCTGCCATGCGCTCGCGCAAACGGCTTTCCTGATCGGCCGGCAATGAGATTTCGCCGAGAGCTTGGAGCGTTGGGCTGACGTCGTCATTGCTGCCAAGTTGGGCCTCGAGCAGCATAAGTCCGACGTTTGCGTCATGAGTGCTATCGAACAGTGAGGCCGTCAAAGTCTCAGCGCGTTTCCAGTGGCTGGCCTGAAGTTCGGCGGCTGCCGTAGCCATCTGAAGAGTAACCTGAGCCGGCGCGAGCGTCAGAGCTTTTTCCATCTCTGAAGCTGCGGTTTCAGGCTTTCCCAATCCGAGAGCAACGGCTGCTTTGAGGCGATGAAATGCAATCGCTTCCTCGATTGAAGATGGAGCTGGCACGCCGGCTAAGGCGCGAGATGCTTCAGGATACCGATGCATTCGCGCAAGAACAGCCGCCCAGGCAGTTCGAATCTGTGCATGACCGTGACTCAGCTCGGAGGCCCGAGCGAGAAGCGGTTCAGCCTTCGTCAAATCGCCCGCACGTTCGTATATCTCTCCGAGCCCCGCCAAAGCCGAATAGTTTGCTGGAGCAGCTTGCAGGATGTTTTCGTACTGCTCTTGAGCTTGGCCGTCTTGCCCTGCAGCCACATAAGCCTGAGCCAGAGCTAAACGCGCCGAAACATCCTGAGGATGACTCTGAATGCGAGGAGACAAAAGCCGGATGGCTTCTCCCGGATTGCCGGAAGCCAGCGCTGCCCTCGCCTTTCCGACGGTGGAGGCGGGCTGCTTTCGTATACCGGAAGACTGCAGGAAAGGCGATGCAAAGGTCCCGCTTGCTGCGTACAGCAACACACAACAAACAAAAAGTAGGTTTTGTGTTCGGCCCAAAGTGGAACGATTGACCTGCACGATGAATGTCTACCAGCTCCCTGCTGCTTCGGGGTGGGCAAGCCAGTTTTCAATCAGTTTCAGGATTCCATCTTCGCTCATCTTCACCAGTCTGCGTCCCTTTTCGGCCGAAGCTTCACTCACACGACCTGAGTAGCCGGGCCAATCCTGCGCAGTGGATTTTTGCAGAAAGTATGGTGGCCCGCCGGAAAGATCAGGCGGCTCAGGCAGATCGCGTGCTTTGTCGAGGTGAATGAGATCTGGACGAAAAGCTGCAACAGCCGACGTTTCCAGTGGACCTCCGTGACCGTGTCCTCCATTCGATTGGGTAAACAAACCGAGCGATTTAACGGTTTCTGCCGGCAGAAACTCCCACCAGCTCGCGAAGAGCAATGCCGAATCGTTTACCTCGTGCGCCACCTCGGCAATGGCTCCGCGCGCCGGGCCAACGTTGCCGTCGTGTCCGTTGAGAATGAATATTCGCTTGAACCCAAGATGAAGCACATTGCGCAGAACGTCCGCGAAGTACATGGTCATCACCTCCGGTCGCATGCTCACGGTTCCCGCAAAATGCGCGGTGTGCGATGGACATTGCGTGAATCGGATAGTCGGAAGCAGCAGCGCCTTAGTTCGCGCTGCGACGCTATCGGCTATGCCGGAGATGATCATCGAGTCCGTTCCTAGAGGATTATGTGGGCCATGAAATTCCAGACTGCCCAACGGCACTATCGCAAATGGATGCCGAGAGACAAGTTCGCCAGCCTCAAATCCGACTACTTCTTCATAGCGTGTTGGCTGCACGCGATCGTCATGCGCTTGCATCTCAGCACGCATGGTTCCGAACAGCGCGGGGGCGGTCAACGCCGCGCGCAGTACCGTTCTTCGTGTCAGCTCCTCCATGCTCCTCCCTCAATGCTGCTCTGCTCTACGTGCTATATTGCGCTCACCGTTCGTCTTTCAAAATTCAGGATTCCCCATTGGCCGACAACTCTACACCGCATCTTCCCCATGAGGTAGCGCGCGCTTCCGACAAATTAGTCCGCGGCATGGGAGTCACTCAATCCGTAGCTGTGAACATGCTGGGGATGATCGGCATCGGTCCATTCATCACCATTGGCATCATTCTCTCCGCTATGGGTGGACCGCAGGCAATTCTAGGCTGGTTCTTAGGGGCGATATTTTCCATTTGTGATGGCATG from Terriglobales bacterium encodes:
- a CDS encoding creatininase family protein, coding for MEELTRRTVLRAALTAPALFGTMRAEMQAHDDRVQPTRYEEVVGFEAGELVSRHPFAIVPLGSLEFHGPHNPLGTDSMIISGIADSVAARTKALLLPTIRFTQCPSHTAHFAGTVSMRPEVMTMYFADVLRNVLHLGFKRIFILNGHDGNVGPARGAIAEVAHEVNDSALLFASWWEFLPAETVKSLGLFTQSNGGHGHGGPLETSAVAAFRPDLIHLDKARDLPEPPDLSGGPPYFLQKSTAQDWPGYSGRVSEASAEKGRRLVKMSEDGILKLIENWLAHPEAAGSW
- a CDS encoding tetratricopeptide repeat protein, which translates into the protein MQVNRSTLGRTQNLLFVCCVLLYAASGTFASPFLQSSGIRKQPASTVGKARAALASGNPGEAIRLLSPRIQSHPQDVSARLALAQAYVAAGQDGQAQEQYENILQAAPANYSALAGLGEIYERAGDLTKAEPLLARASELSHGHAQIRTAWAAVLARMHRYPEASRALAGVPAPSSIEEAIAFHRLKAAVALGLGKPETAASEMEKALTLAPAQVTLQMATAAAELQASHWKRAETLTASLFDSTHDANVGLMLLEAQLGSNDDVSPTLQALGEISLPADQESRLRERMAELLIGHEHFTDATEELKRAIELEPSRADLKFNLALAQFRAAKLDDALATAEALQKTSDTAELEDLIGDIQEARGDNLASVHSYEAAVALAPSEEKYRISLALELMRHKSFEPARVVLKQAEESHPESWRIQFALGMVEYFAGSLQDAIKTLLNSAAISPNPDAALQHVGQIEMDESGAPDPAAVKGICNYSSAHPHSTRIQFYCAALRFHRDYAAHDTAHAEELVRDLNASAKALPHDAAPRCQLGKAYRWLERWQDALRESEVCARMDPNSADAHYRLAQIYQHLGQQQRAEEQMKLYETASTRVADENARRDETIKTFLYSIENDPRDHK